A window of Polaromonas hydrogenivorans contains these coding sequences:
- a CDS encoding endo alpha-1,4 polygalactosaminidase, with protein MAATYRILDIDADPDMGNFSVSQIKTLKNGGANKVLSYLNLGSCENFRGYWSNVPAGFLSCSANKAAQLGTYSGYSNEVWMNVGNAAYQNLVINYIVPRLAAQGVDGFYFDNMEIVEHGTNTSNGPCDAQCSQGGLDLIAKLRDKYPSMLFVLQNATSDKTRLGRATGASGTVAFPSLLDGIAHEEVYKPVHDSSVEAELVSWSGMNLMPGGRKFWIGTLDYASSCTNTSAAQSAFQSSRARGFSPSVSDSSAGQQTVCYWPAF; from the coding sequence ATGGCGGCGACGTACCGCATCCTGGACATTGATGCCGACCCGGACATGGGCAACTTCAGCGTCAGCCAGATCAAGACGCTCAAGAACGGCGGCGCCAACAAGGTGTTGAGCTACCTGAACCTGGGCTCGTGCGAAAACTTCCGTGGCTACTGGTCCAACGTGCCGGCCGGATTCCTCTCATGCTCGGCCAACAAGGCGGCGCAATTGGGTACCTACTCGGGCTACAGCAACGAGGTCTGGATGAATGTCGGCAATGCCGCTTACCAAAACCTGGTCATCAACTACATCGTGCCCCGGCTCGCCGCCCAGGGCGTGGATGGTTTTTACTTCGACAACATGGAAATCGTCGAGCACGGAACGAACACCAGCAACGGCCCGTGCGACGCCCAGTGCAGCCAGGGCGGCCTCGACCTGATCGCCAAGCTGCGCGACAAGTACCCTTCGATGCTGTTTGTGCTGCAGAACGCGACCAGCGACAAGACGCGCCTCGGCCGGGCAACTGGTGCATCCGGCACGGTGGCCTTCCCGAGCCTGCTCGACGGCATCGCGCACGAGGAGGTTTACAAGCCCGTCCATGACTCGTCCGTCGAAGCCGAACTGGTCAGTTGGTCGGGCATGAACCTGATGCCGGGCGGCCGGAAGTTCTGGATCGGAACGCTCGATTACGCCAGCAGCTGCACCAACACCAGCGCAGCCCAGTCGGCCTTCCAGTCCAGCCGTGCGCGCGGCTTCTCGCCTTCAGTCTCCGACTCCAGCGCGGGACAGCAGACCGTGTGCTACTGGCCTGCCTTTTAA
- a CDS encoding ATP-binding protein encodes MTKLETLRQHAEQEFAHELDELKKHDRHERPANWLLSPWAVVAYLMGDKLDNGFQVSAKYIGSRRLMEIAVATLATDRALLLYGVPGTAKSWVSEHLAAAVSGNSTLLIQGTAGTSEEQLRYGWNYAQLLANGPSDKALVPSPLMNAMRAGKIARVEELTRIPADVQDSLITVLSEKTLPIPELGSEVQATRGFSVIATANNRDKGVNELSAALKRRFNTVVLPVPSTEDEEVAIVVKRVSEMGRSLQLPAEPPALKEVRRIVQIFRELRSGRTADGKTQIKSPSSSLSSAEAISVINNGMALAGHFGDGVLHPRDVAAGLIGAVIKDPVQDTVVWKEYLEIVVKEREDWKPLYRACRELE; translated from the coding sequence ATGACCAAGCTTGAAACCCTGCGCCAGCATGCCGAACAAGAATTCGCCCACGAACTCGACGAGCTGAAAAAGCACGACCGCCACGAGCGCCCGGCCAACTGGCTGCTCTCGCCCTGGGCCGTCGTCGCCTACCTGATGGGCGACAAGCTCGACAACGGCTTTCAGGTCAGCGCCAAGTACATCGGCAGCCGCCGGCTGATGGAAATCGCCGTCGCCACGCTGGCCACCGACCGCGCGCTGCTGCTCTACGGCGTGCCGGGCACGGCCAAGTCGTGGGTGTCGGAGCACCTGGCCGCCGCCGTCAGCGGCAACTCCACGCTGCTGATCCAGGGCACGGCTGGCACCAGCGAAGAGCAGCTTCGCTACGGCTGGAACTACGCCCAATTGCTCGCCAACGGCCCGTCCGACAAGGCACTCGTGCCCAGCCCGCTGATGAACGCGATGCGCGCCGGCAAGATCGCCCGCGTCGAGGAACTCACGCGCATTCCGGCCGATGTGCAGGACTCGCTGATCACCGTGCTGTCCGAAAAAACCCTGCCGATTCCCGAACTCGGCTCGGAAGTGCAGGCAACGCGCGGCTTCAGCGTGATTGCCACGGCCAACAACCGCGACAAGGGCGTGAACGAGCTGTCGGCTGCGCTGAAACGCCGCTTCAACACCGTCGTGCTGCCGGTGCCCTCGACCGAGGATGAGGAAGTCGCCATCGTCGTCAAGCGCGTGAGCGAGATGGGCCGCTCGCTGCAGCTGCCCGCCGAGCCGCCCGCGCTCAAGGAAGTGCGCCGCATCGTGCAGATTTTCCGCGAACTGCGCAGCGGCCGCACGGCGGATGGCAAGACGCAGATCAAGTCGCCCAGCTCCTCGCTGTCGTCGGCCGAGGCGATTTCGGTGATCAACAACGGCATGGCGCTGGCCGGGCATTTCGGCGACGGCGTGCTGCACCCGCGCGACGTGGCCGCCGGGCTGATTGGCGCGGTGATCAAAGACCCGGTGCAGGACACCGTGGTCTGGAAGGAATACCTGGAAATCGTCGTGAAGGAGCGCGAGGACTGGAAGCCGCTGTACCGGGCGTGCAGGGAACTGGAATAA
- a CDS encoding class II glutamine amidotransferase: protein MCQLLGMNCNAPTDVTFSFRGFAQRGGHTDTHADGWGIAFFEGDSTVDGAGHDKGLRHFVDHLPACESPVADLIRRYPIKSRNVIAHIRKATQGRVALENCHPFVRELWGRYWVFAHNGNLAAYSPRLHGSFRPVGDTDSERAFCWIMQELAKSHADVPSIKELSITLRELAAQIARHGTFNFLLSNGQALWAHASTNLVYVERRHPFAHATLSDEDVSVNFEEHTQPTDRIAVVVTAPLTTNEAWTAFKPGELKVFVDGALADA from the coding sequence ATGTGCCAGCTGCTCGGGATGAACTGCAACGCGCCCACCGACGTGACCTTCAGCTTTCGCGGCTTCGCACAGCGCGGCGGCCACACCGACACCCATGCCGATGGCTGGGGCATCGCTTTTTTCGAGGGCGACAGCACGGTGGACGGCGCGGGCCATGACAAGGGCCTGCGGCATTTCGTCGATCACCTGCCGGCCTGCGAGTCGCCGGTGGCCGACCTGATCCGCCGCTACCCGATCAAGAGCCGCAACGTGATTGCGCACATCCGCAAGGCCACGCAGGGCCGGGTGGCGCTGGAAAACTGCCACCCGTTCGTGCGCGAGCTGTGGGGCCGCTACTGGGTGTTCGCGCACAACGGCAACCTGGCGGCTTATTCGCCGCGCCTGCACGGCAGCTTTCGCCCGGTCGGCGACACCGACAGCGAACGCGCTTTTTGCTGGATCATGCAGGAGCTGGCCAAGTCGCATGCGGACGTGCCGAGCATCAAGGAACTCAGCATCACGCTGCGCGAGCTGGCGGCGCAGATTGCCCGGCACGGCACCTTCAATTTTTTGCTGAGCAACGGCCAGGCGCTGTGGGCGCATGCCTCGACCAACCTGGTGTACGTGGAGCGCCGCCACCCGTTCGCCCACGCCACGCTGAGCGACGAGGACGTGAGCGTGAACTTTGAAGAGCACACCCAGCCAACCGACCGCATCGCCGTGGTCGTGACCGCGCCGCTGACGACCAACGAGGCCTGGACGGCCTTCAAGCCCGGCGAACTCAAGGTGTTCGTGGATGGTGCGCTGGCCGACGCCTGA
- the iscB gene encoding RNA-guided endonuclease IscB, with protein MPCTEKRARLLLKHGRARVHKMLPFTIRVVDRFAESSEFQALRIKLDPGSKTTGIALVREAQGGAVVVLNLFELAHRGRQISEALTARRGHRRLRRGKLRYRAPRFLNRGNKGKGWLASSLQHRVDTTLAWVNRLEQLAPVSAISTELVRFDMQALENPEIEGAQYQQGTLVGYEVREYLLEKWGRTCAYCGAKGVPLQIEHIQPKSKGGSNRISNLTLACQCCNAKKAALPVEVFLAKQPERLKRIQAQAKRPLKDAAVVNATRWALVNALKATGLAVETASGGRTKFNRIELGLPKTHALDAACVGDVNAITGWQKPTLCIKAMGRGSYQRTRLDKFGCVRGYLTRSKNIQGFQTGDRVKAIVTQGKKTGCHIGRVAVRASGSFNIQTSNGLVQGISHRYCTVVQRGDGYGYQLVAKTDVTGTPPQQGTLRVPRSTSPA; from the coding sequence ATGCCCTGCACCGAAAAGCGGGCCAGACTGCTACTGAAACATGGTCGCGCCCGAGTACACAAGATGTTGCCGTTCACCATTCGCGTGGTTGACCGTTTTGCTGAATCCAGCGAGTTTCAGGCCCTGCGCATCAAGCTTGACCCCGGCAGCAAGACCACCGGCATTGCACTGGTGCGTGAAGCGCAAGGTGGCGCAGTGGTTGTACTCAACCTGTTTGAGCTGGCGCACCGTGGCCGCCAAATCAGTGAAGCACTCACTGCCAGACGCGGGCATCGCAGGCTGCGCCGTGGAAAACTTCGCTACCGTGCGCCTAGGTTTCTCAATCGAGGCAACAAGGGAAAAGGCTGGCTGGCGTCAAGCCTGCAACACCGGGTCGATACGACGCTGGCATGGGTCAATCGTTTGGAACAACTCGCGCCCGTCTCTGCGATCAGTACCGAACTGGTGCGCTTTGACATGCAGGCTTTGGAAAATCCTGAAATTGAAGGTGCGCAGTACCAACAAGGAACGCTGGTCGGCTACGAGGTGCGTGAGTACCTGCTTGAGAAATGGGGCCGCACTTGCGCCTACTGCGGCGCCAAGGGTGTGCCGTTGCAGATCGAGCATATCCAGCCCAAGTCCAAGGGTGGTTCAAACCGCATCAGCAATCTGACGCTGGCTTGTCAATGCTGCAACGCAAAAAAGGCGGCTTTGCCGGTTGAAGTTTTTTTAGCCAAGCAGCCCGAGCGTTTGAAGCGTATTCAGGCCCAAGCCAAGCGGCCACTCAAGGATGCCGCTGTCGTCAATGCAACTCGCTGGGCGTTGGTCAACGCACTCAAGGCGACGGGTCTTGCAGTTGAAACAGCATCTGGCGGTAGAACAAAGTTCAATCGAATCGAGTTGGGACTCCCTAAAACCCATGCGCTCGATGCTGCCTGTGTCGGCGATGTGAACGCAATTACCGGCTGGCAGAAGCCGACGCTGTGCATCAAGGCCATGGGGCGCGGCAGTTACCAGCGCACACGGCTGGACAAGTTTGGCTGCGTGCGGGGCTACCTGACCCGCTCTAAAAACATTCAAGGCTTCCAGACTGGCGACAGGGTGAAAGCGATAGTCACCCAGGGAAAGAAGACGGGTTGCCATATCGGACGGGTGGCTGTCAGAGCTTCTGGCAGTTTCAATATCCAGACCAGCAATGGTTTGGTTCAAGGGATATCCCACCGCTATTGCACCGTAGTGCAGCGCGGCGACGGCTACGGTTATCAACTGGTGGCAAAAACGGACGTGACAGGTACGCCACCGCAGCAAGGAACACTTCGTGTTCCGCGCTCTACCTCCCCGGCCTGA
- a CDS encoding DHA2 family efflux MFS transporter permease subunit: MTTPPDSPVSAAASSFPALKARFGPRYRWLLLLAVMVGTMASIMSSTIINVAIPDMSQHFVLGQGRAQWVSSGFMVAMTVSMLTTPWLLARYGYRNTYASCMLLLMAGGIVGGLAGNFGLVLAARVAEGLAAGVVQPIAAIIIMRAFGPHEQGRASGLFGMGVVLAPAVGPSIGGVLVDLFGWRSIFFMVVPLCLLSLWMAYRYVPDAAPGGVVADRNSKMIDWRGLLLASVGTLCLLNGMVTLHGQGSDPLQAGVLLGAALAALALFIAWQRRMLATGREPLMNLALFGYRQFAMGSVVAFIYGTALFGSTYLLPVYMQLGLNLSASHAGTVLLPAGLVLAVTIAGVGRLADRQPTWLLVCIGLGLLAASFSLMLTLTLSSALWLLALWATLGRIGLGFILPSLNLGAVRPLHKDLISQGVSAISFMRMLGGAIGVSLCGIVLEWRLAAHGDSLANAASSPARLAAFNESFLMLAALCVLAMMAASQLREPASSSRN, from the coding sequence TTGACCACCCCGCCCGACTCGCCGGTTTCCGCCGCCGCATCGTCCTTCCCCGCGCTGAAGGCGCGCTTCGGCCCGCGCTACCGCTGGCTGCTGCTGCTGGCGGTGATGGTCGGCACCATGGCCTCGATCATGTCGTCCACCATCATCAACGTGGCGATTCCCGACATGAGCCAGCATTTCGTGCTGGGCCAGGGCCGCGCACAGTGGGTCAGCTCGGGCTTCATGGTCGCCATGACGGTGTCGATGCTGACCACGCCGTGGCTGCTGGCGCGCTATGGCTACCGCAACACCTATGCCAGCTGCATGCTGCTCTTGATGGCCGGCGGCATCGTCGGCGGGCTGGCCGGCAACTTTGGCCTGGTGCTGGCCGCGCGCGTGGCCGAGGGGCTGGCGGCCGGCGTGGTGCAGCCGATTGCGGCCATCATTATCATGCGCGCCTTCGGGCCGCACGAGCAGGGCCGGGCCAGCGGCCTGTTCGGCATGGGCGTGGTGCTGGCGCCAGCCGTCGGCCCGAGCATTGGCGGCGTGCTGGTCGATCTGTTCGGCTGGCGCTCGATTTTCTTCATGGTGGTGCCGCTGTGCCTGCTGTCGCTGTGGATGGCCTACCGCTATGTGCCCGACGCCGCGCCCGGCGGCGTCGTGGCCGACCGCAACAGCAAGATGATCGACTGGCGCGGCCTGCTGCTGGCATCCGTCGGCACGCTGTGCCTGCTCAACGGCATGGTCACGCTGCACGGCCAGGGCAGCGACCCGCTTCAGGCGGGGGTCTTGCTGGGCGCGGCGCTGGCGGCTCTGGCCCTGTTCATCGCCTGGCAGCGCCGCATGCTGGCTACCGGCCGCGAGCCGCTGATGAACCTGGCGCTGTTTGGCTACCGGCAGTTCGCCATGGGCAGCGTGGTCGCCTTCATCTACGGCACGGCGCTGTTCGGCTCGACCTACCTGCTGCCGGTGTACATGCAGCTGGGCCTGAATTTGTCGGCCTCGCACGCCGGCACGGTCTTGCTGCCCGCCGGCCTGGTGCTGGCCGTCACGATTGCCGGCGTGGGCCGGCTGGCCGACAGGCAGCCGACCTGGCTGCTGGTGTGCATCGGCCTGGGCCTGCTGGCGGCGTCGTTTTCGCTGATGCTGACGCTCACGCTGAGTTCGGCGCTCTGGCTGCTGGCGCTGTGGGCGACGCTGGGGCGCATCGGGCTGGGGTTTATCCTGCCTTCGCTCAACCTCGGCGCGGTGCGGCCGCTGCACAAGGACCTGATCTCGCAGGGCGTGAGCGCCATCAGTTTCATGCGCATGCTGGGCGGCGCCATCGGCGTGAGCCTGTGCGGTATCGTGCTCGAATGGCGGCTGGCCGCGCATGGCGATTCGCTGGCCAATGCGGCCAGCAGCCCGGCGCGGCTGGCCGCTTTCAACGAATCGTTTTTGATGCTGGCCGCGCTGTGCGTGCTGGCCATGATGGCGGCTTCGCAGCTTCGCGAACCCGCCTCATCTTCAAGGAATTGA
- the gshB gene encoding glutathione synthase, with protein sequence MNLLFIADPLESFKIYKDTTFAMMREAQRRGHRISACEQQDLMWQRGSAVMAHVRDITLTGDATDWFKETATRAVALKEFGAVLMRKDPPFDSEYFYATHLLEQGEREGARVFNKPRALRDHPEKLAIMEFPQFIGPTLVTRDAEDIKRFHAEHQDIILKPLDGMGGMGIFRVGPDGLNLGSITETLNRHGAQSLMVQKFLPEIVKGDKRVLVIGGKPVPFSLARIPQGSEVRGNLAAGGLGVAQPLSKRDLEIAEALGPILAARGLLLAGVDVIGDYVTEINVTSPTCFQEIHDQMGFDVAAMFIDALEQAVSAGL encoded by the coding sequence ATGAACCTCCTTTTTATCGCCGATCCGCTTGAGTCCTTCAAGATTTACAAGGACACCACCTTTGCCATGATGCGCGAGGCGCAGCGGCGCGGCCACCGCATCAGCGCCTGCGAGCAGCAGGACTTGATGTGGCAGCGCGGCTCGGCCGTGATGGCCCATGTGCGCGACATCACGCTGACCGGCGATGCCACAGACTGGTTCAAAGAGACAGCCACGCGCGCGGTGGCGCTGAAGGAATTCGGCGCGGTGCTGATGCGAAAAGACCCGCCGTTCGACAGCGAATATTTCTACGCCACGCACCTGCTCGAACAAGGCGAGCGCGAGGGCGCCCGGGTGTTCAACAAGCCGCGCGCGCTGCGCGACCACCCCGAAAAGCTCGCCATCATGGAATTCCCGCAGTTCATCGGTCCGACGCTGGTGACGCGCGACGCCGAGGACATCAAGCGCTTTCATGCCGAGCACCAGGACATCATCCTCAAGCCGCTCGACGGCATGGGCGGCATGGGCATCTTCCGCGTCGGACCCGACGGTCTGAACCTGGGCTCGATCACCGAGACGCTGAACCGCCACGGCGCGCAAAGCCTGATGGTGCAGAAGTTTTTGCCCGAAATCGTCAAGGGCGACAAGCGCGTGCTGGTCATCGGCGGCAAGCCGGTGCCTTTCAGCCTGGCGCGCATTCCCCAGGGCAGCGAGGTGCGTGGCAACCTGGCCGCCGGCGGACTGGGCGTGGCGCAGCCGCTGTCAAAGCGCGACCTTGAAATCGCCGAGGCGCTGGGGCCGATCCTGGCCGCGCGCGGCCTGCTGCTGGCCGGCGTGGACGTGATCGGCGACTACGTGACCGAGATCAACGTCACCAGCCCGACCTGCTTCCAGGAAATCCACGACCAGATGGGCTTTGACGTGGCGGCGATGTTCATCGACGCGCTGGAGCAGGCGGTCAGCGCTGGCCTTTAA
- a CDS encoding SWIM zinc finger family protein: MELSAESVLALAPDAASAKAANGLVKPAQWPTLGANPAAVWGECQGSGSRPYQTQVDLSGPTFKCSCPSRKFPCKHGLALLLLRARDASLFKLDTPPAWVSEWLGARTERVQKKEDKQREQALKPVDTQAALKSLQQRWSRIDAGVGELRQWLLDQVARGLGSLGPESRAGWETMAARLVDAKAPGLAQRLGSAAGSLMDGAGWPEKVLRQLGLLQLACEAVARRDALNEEAIADLRILLGWPLDKDAVLAQSPGVQDSWLVVGVIQEERDNNLQERRVWLHGQRTGRRALLLDHAFGGKGFEQAWFCGSSQPATLAFYPSAAPLRALVASGGTAASAASEPGASGSTPDEEWRAIAERIASNPWVPLHPLRCQQAIPCRDGDDRFGLHWAGRYLPLEITEAQGWALLALSGGQPVSVMGEWNGDMLRPLSAQGSDGIWNWSALSTTPP; this comes from the coding sequence ATGGAACTCAGCGCTGAATCCGTCCTTGCCCTGGCGCCCGACGCCGCCTCGGCCAAAGCCGCCAACGGGCTGGTCAAGCCGGCGCAGTGGCCTACGCTTGGGGCCAACCCTGCCGCCGTCTGGGGCGAATGCCAGGGCAGCGGCAGCCGGCCCTACCAGACGCAGGTCGATCTGTCGGGGCCGACCTTCAAATGCTCCTGCCCGAGCCGCAAGTTTCCCTGCAAGCACGGCCTGGCGCTGCTGCTGCTGCGGGCCAGGGATGCGTCGCTGTTCAAGCTTGATACGCCGCCGGCCTGGGTGTCCGAATGGCTGGGCGCGCGCACCGAGCGGGTGCAGAAAAAGGAAGACAAGCAGCGCGAGCAGGCCCTCAAGCCGGTGGACACGCAGGCCGCGCTCAAGAGCCTGCAGCAGCGCTGGTCGCGCATCGACGCCGGCGTGGGCGAGCTGCGGCAGTGGCTGCTCGACCAGGTCGCGCGCGGGCTGGGCAGCCTCGGACCCGAAAGCCGCGCAGGCTGGGAAACCATGGCCGCCCGGCTGGTCGATGCCAAGGCGCCCGGCCTGGCGCAGCGGCTGGGCAGCGCGGCCGGCAGCCTGATGGATGGTGCCGGCTGGCCCGAAAAGGTGCTGCGCCAGCTCGGCCTGCTGCAACTGGCCTGCGAGGCGGTGGCCCGGCGCGACGCGTTGAATGAAGAGGCCATCGCCGATTTGCGCATCCTGCTCGGCTGGCCGCTGGACAAGGACGCGGTGCTGGCGCAGTCGCCCGGCGTGCAGGACAGCTGGCTGGTAGTGGGCGTGATCCAGGAAGAACGCGACAACAACCTGCAGGAGCGCCGCGTCTGGCTGCACGGCCAGCGCACCGGCAGGCGCGCCCTGCTGCTCGACCATGCGTTTGGCGGCAAGGGTTTCGAGCAGGCCTGGTTCTGCGGCTCCAGCCAGCCGGCCACGCTGGCGTTTTACCCGAGCGCCGCGCCCTTGCGCGCGCTGGTCGCCAGCGGCGGCACGGCGGCGTCTGCAGCCAGCGAGCCCGGCGCATCAGGCTCCACCCCCGACGAGGAATGGCGCGCCATCGCCGAGCGCATCGCCAGCAACCCGTGGGTGCCGCTGCATCCGCTGCGCTGCCAGCAGGCGATTCCGTGTCGCGACGGCGACGACCGCTTTGGCCTGCACTGGGCCGGCCGCTACCTGCCGCTGGAGATCACCGAGGCGCAGGGCTGGGCGCTGCTGGCCCTGAGCGGCGGCCAGCCCGTGTCGGTGATGGGCGAATGGAACGGCGACATGCTGCGCCCGCTGTCGGCGCAAGGCAGCGACGGCATCTGGAACTGGAGCGCCTTGTCAACTACCCCGCCCTAA
- a CDS encoding DUF5691 domain-containing protein, with protein MNGSPQALWQGLLPAAMVGTEKMAFTAPGVGGAVGELLAQIGQQAEASRALLQTAGVLAICERAGQQGQTRAAPADVAAAETEPALASNALQISLRWALVEAQPRLLVEMLQCLKAAGLRLPTGLLALALEAGQRSVAVRPALLNVLGERGRWLAGKNRYWRYGTGTAALAPLETRWSEGSLAQRVELLREERQVDAASARERLKTALPDLPAKERAELAAVLIEGLSMQDEALLAGLCKDRGGEVRQIARALLAQLPESAQTQRAIARLQACLEKQSTLKSLLGAKWKINPPEAASDDWKADGLEAERPKGESMGERAWWLYQLARQVPLAWWEQHTGMEPDALMQWARKGDWTEALARAWLDVLRIAPSPPWCRAFLDHWPAKLLNASPAAVLALLPPAGREPYWTQMLEQAKAGKAGSVQEVTEQMLQACAPGEHVSQALSVLLLDKLPLYLKQSYYLRSALADVCCVLHPATLPGLLALPAQPAEGTTAHPLAEAVQSSLQAISARHAFLTLTSFASLPEKDRP; from the coding sequence ATGAACGGATCACCCCAAGCCCTCTGGCAAGGCCTGCTGCCCGCCGCCATGGTGGGCACTGAAAAAATGGCCTTTACCGCGCCTGGCGTGGGCGGTGCGGTGGGCGAGTTGCTGGCGCAGATCGGGCAGCAGGCCGAAGCTTCCCGTGCGCTGCTGCAGACGGCCGGCGTGCTGGCCATCTGCGAACGCGCCGGCCAGCAGGGGCAGACCCGCGCCGCGCCCGCCGATGTGGCCGCAGCCGAGACCGAACCGGCGCTGGCATCGAACGCCCTGCAAATTTCCCTGCGCTGGGCGCTGGTCGAAGCGCAGCCCCGGCTGCTGGTCGAGATGCTCCAGTGCCTCAAGGCCGCCGGCCTGCGCCTGCCCACCGGGCTGCTGGCGCTGGCGCTGGAGGCCGGGCAGCGCAGCGTTGCCGTGCGGCCGGCCTTGCTTAACGTATTGGGCGAGCGCGGCCGCTGGCTGGCGGGCAAAAACCGCTACTGGCGCTATGGCACCGGCACGGCCGCCCTGGCGCCGCTAGAAACCCGCTGGTCCGAAGGCAGCCTGGCGCAGCGGGTCGAGCTGCTACGCGAAGAACGCCAGGTTGATGCCGCCAGCGCCCGCGAACGGCTCAAAACCGCCCTGCCCGACCTGCCGGCCAAGGAGCGCGCCGAACTCGCCGCCGTGCTGATCGAAGGCCTGTCGATGCAGGACGAAGCCTTGCTTGCCGGCCTGTGCAAGGACCGGGGCGGCGAGGTGCGCCAAATCGCCCGCGCCCTGCTGGCGCAACTGCCTGAAAGCGCGCAGACGCAGCGCGCCATCGCCCGGCTGCAGGCCTGCCTGGAAAAGCAATCCACCCTGAAAAGCCTGCTCGGCGCCAAATGGAAGATCAACCCGCCCGAAGCCGCCAGCGACGACTGGAAAGCCGACGGCCTGGAAGCCGAACGGCCCAAGGGCGAAAGCATGGGCGAGCGCGCCTGGTGGCTGTACCAGCTGGCGCGGCAGGTGCCGCTGGCCTGGTGGGAACAGCACACCGGCATGGAACCCGATGCGCTGATGCAGTGGGCGCGCAAGGGCGACTGGACCGAAGCGCTGGCGCGCGCCTGGCTCGATGTGCTGCGCATCGCCCCCAGCCCGCCGTGGTGCAGGGCGTTTCTGGACCACTGGCCGGCCAAGCTGCTGAACGCATCGCCCGCCGCCGTGCTGGCCCTGCTGCCGCCGGCCGGGCGCGAGCCGTACTGGACGCAAATGCTGGAGCAGGCCAAGGCCGGCAAGGCGGGCAGCGTGCAAGAGGTGACCGAGCAGATGCTGCAGGCCTGCGCGCCGGGCGAGCATGTGTCGCAGGCGCTGTCCGTGCTGCTGCTGGACAAGCTGCCGCTCTACCTGAAGCAGTCCTACTACCTGCGCAGCGCACTGGCCGATGTCTGCTGCGTGCTGCACCCGGCCACCCTGCCCGGCCTGCTGGCGCTGCCGGCGCAACCAGCCGAAGGCACGACAGCCCATCCGCTGGCCGAAGCCGTGCAAAGCAGCCTGCAGGCCATCTCCGCCCGGCACGCCTTTTTAACCCTGACTTCTTTTGCCTCCCTTCCTGAAAAAGACCGCCCATGA